Proteins from a genomic interval of Rosa chinensis cultivar Old Blush chromosome 2, RchiOBHm-V2, whole genome shotgun sequence:
- the LOC112189817 gene encoding ribulose bisphosphate carboxylase/oxygenase activase, chloroplastic isoform X2, with translation MTLCNSFLLKTPIFPHSHFFTHQFPTKPIFSLSCSATPSSSSSSSSVPDPKTNANDGEAANGGGEPKSKRLSDQSSWEAKDSVGEDYLYRLGKEADNMNIAVGARAGVVDDLFVGKFLGRDSDIVFDYRQKVTRSFQYLQGDYYIAPLFMDKVGIWGGKGQGKSFQTELVFQAMGVEPVVMSAGELESERAGEPGKLIRERYRTASQVVQNQGKMSCLMINDIDAGLGRFGNTQMTVNNQIVVGTLMNLCDNPTRVSIGQDWRESDITNRVPIIVTGNDFSKIYAPLIRDGRMEKFYWQPNREDIINIVNRMYEKDGISRDEVVSIVDTFPNQALDFYGALRSRTYDRSISKWIDDIGGVESLGNKLVKRRKDDNLPVYTPPKQTMEALLESGYSLLKEQQLIMETKLSKEYMKNMDD, from the exons ATGACTCTCTGCAACTCATTTCTCCTCAAAACCCCAATCTTCCCTCACTCCCATTTCTTCACTCACCAATTTCCCACCAAACCCATCTTCTCCCTTTCCTGCTCCGCAAccccctcttcctcctcctcctcctcctccgtgCCTGACCCCAAAACCAACGCCAACGACGGCGAAGCCGCCAATGGCGGCGGTGAGCCGAAGAGCAAGAGGCTTTCGGACCAGTCCTCGTGGGAGGCCAAGGACTCTGTGGGCGAGGACTACTTATACAGGCTCGGCAAAGAGGCCGACAACATGAACATCGCCGTCGGAGCCCGGGCCGGCGTCGTCGATGACCTTTTCGTCGGGAAATTCCTCGGCCGTGACTCCGATATCGTTTTTGATTATCGCCAGAAGGTCACCAGGTCCTTCCAGTACCTCCAAGGCGATTATTACATTGCGCCTCTCTTCATG GATAAAGTCG GTATTTGGGGAGGAAAAGGCCAAGGAAAGTCTTTTCAGACTGAACTTGTATTTCAAGCTATGGGAGTTGAACCTGTAGTTATGTCTGCTGGGGAATTAGAATCAGAAAGAGCTG GGGAACCAGGGAAATTGATACGGGAACGCTATAGAACAGCTTCTCAAGTTGTCCAGAACCAA GGCAAGATGAGCTGTTTGATGATCAATGACATTGATGCTGGGCTCGGTAGATTTG GAAACACTCAGATGACAGTCAATAATCAAATTGTTGTTGGAACTTTGATGAATCTATGTGATAATCCTACAAGAGTTAGTATTGGACAAGACTGGCGAGAATCAGATATCACAAACAGAGTTCCTATCATTGTTACAggaaatgatttttcaaaaatttatgCTCCCTTAATCCGTGATGGAAGGATGGAAAAGTTTTATTG GCAACCTAATCGTGAGGATATCATTAACATTGTTAACAGAATGTATGAGAAAGATGGCATATCCAGGGATGAAGTTGTAAGTATAGTTGACACTTTTCCTAACCAAG CACTGGATTTCTATGGAGCTCTACGGTCTCGAACATATGATCGGTCAATTTCTAAG TGGATTGATGATATTGGCGGTGTTGAAAGTCTTGGAAACAAACTTGTGAAGCGAAGAAAGGATGACAATCTTCCTGTATATACTCCTCCAAAG CAAACGATGGAGGCTTTGCTTGAATCCGGGTATTCTCTGCTGAAAGAACAGCAGTTGATAATGGAGACCAAACTTTCAAAGGAATACATGAAGAACATGGATGATTAG
- the LOC112189817 gene encoding ribulose bisphosphate carboxylase/oxygenase activase, chloroplastic isoform X1 — protein MTLCNSFLLKTPIFPHSHFFTHQFPTKPIFSLSCSATPSSSSSSSSVPDPKTNANDGEAANGGGEPKSKRLSDQSSWEAKDSVGEDYLYRLGKEADNMNIAVGARAGVVDDLFVGKFLGRDSDIVFDYRQKVTRSFQYLQGDYYIAPLFMDKVVCHMAKNYLAHILNTKVPLILGIWGGKGQGKSFQTELVFQAMGVEPVVMSAGELESERAGEPGKLIRERYRTASQVVQNQGKMSCLMINDIDAGLGRFGNTQMTVNNQIVVGTLMNLCDNPTRVSIGQDWRESDITNRVPIIVTGNDFSKIYAPLIRDGRMEKFYWQPNREDIINIVNRMYEKDGISRDEVVSIVDTFPNQALDFYGALRSRTYDRSISKWIDDIGGVESLGNKLVKRRKDDNLPVYTPPKQTMEALLESGYSLLKEQQLIMETKLSKEYMKNMDD, from the exons ATGACTCTCTGCAACTCATTTCTCCTCAAAACCCCAATCTTCCCTCACTCCCATTTCTTCACTCACCAATTTCCCACCAAACCCATCTTCTCCCTTTCCTGCTCCGCAAccccctcttcctcctcctcctcctcctccgtgCCTGACCCCAAAACCAACGCCAACGACGGCGAAGCCGCCAATGGCGGCGGTGAGCCGAAGAGCAAGAGGCTTTCGGACCAGTCCTCGTGGGAGGCCAAGGACTCTGTGGGCGAGGACTACTTATACAGGCTCGGCAAAGAGGCCGACAACATGAACATCGCCGTCGGAGCCCGGGCCGGCGTCGTCGATGACCTTTTCGTCGGGAAATTCCTCGGCCGTGACTCCGATATCGTTTTTGATTATCGCCAGAAGGTCACCAGGTCCTTCCAGTACCTCCAAGGCGATTATTACATTGCGCCTCTCTTCATG GATAAAGTCG TATGCCATATGGCGAAGAACTACCTTGCTCATATTCTCAATACGAAAGTTCCTTTGATTCTAG GTATTTGGGGAGGAAAAGGCCAAGGAAAGTCTTTTCAGACTGAACTTGTATTTCAAGCTATGGGAGTTGAACCTGTAGTTATGTCTGCTGGGGAATTAGAATCAGAAAGAGCTG GGGAACCAGGGAAATTGATACGGGAACGCTATAGAACAGCTTCTCAAGTTGTCCAGAACCAA GGCAAGATGAGCTGTTTGATGATCAATGACATTGATGCTGGGCTCGGTAGATTTG GAAACACTCAGATGACAGTCAATAATCAAATTGTTGTTGGAACTTTGATGAATCTATGTGATAATCCTACAAGAGTTAGTATTGGACAAGACTGGCGAGAATCAGATATCACAAACAGAGTTCCTATCATTGTTACAggaaatgatttttcaaaaatttatgCTCCCTTAATCCGTGATGGAAGGATGGAAAAGTTTTATTG GCAACCTAATCGTGAGGATATCATTAACATTGTTAACAGAATGTATGAGAAAGATGGCATATCCAGGGATGAAGTTGTAAGTATAGTTGACACTTTTCCTAACCAAG CACTGGATTTCTATGGAGCTCTACGGTCTCGAACATATGATCGGTCAATTTCTAAG TGGATTGATGATATTGGCGGTGTTGAAAGTCTTGGAAACAAACTTGTGAAGCGAAGAAAGGATGACAATCTTCCTGTATATACTCCTCCAAAG CAAACGATGGAGGCTTTGCTTGAATCCGGGTATTCTCTGCTGAAAGAACAGCAGTTGATAATGGAGACCAAACTTTCAAAGGAATACATGAAGAACATGGATGATTAG